A region of the Vanrija pseudolonga chromosome 2, complete sequence genome:
CACAACGCAGTCTGCCACCTAGGGATGtcagaagcagcagcaacaaggATCAGTGGACTTACAGGATgatgccgtcctcctcgaaGAAAGCCTTGGCGGGCTCCTGCAAGCTCTCCTCAATGAGGGGGATTACGAGCTCCATGAGGTTGCCAGATGactccttggcggcctggGATGTCAGTGACGTCTCATTGGGTCAACGCGAAGCGGCTTACTGCTACGATCTTGGTCGTGAGGACGACCAGCGACGCCTTGAACAGCCACTCGCCTTCGAGGCCAGAAGCGCCATGCCCTGTGATCGTCAGTATATGCCATATAGTGGCCGTGACACTCACAGAGACCAGGAATAGCCTGCGCCAGAGTGGGAAGGTACGGCATCATCTGAAACGCGTCAGCCATGAACACCATGGTAGCtcaccttgtcctcgacacgctcaatAATGACACCAATGGTGTCATTGACATAGCGCTTTCCATCCAATGTTGTTGCCTCACCGAGAAGCTTGATGCTGGGGATGTCAGCGGTGCGAGACGCATGGTGACCTACAGCTCATCGACAGTCTGCTGGATGTAAGGCACAAAGTAGCTGACCTCGAGCTCCCACAACTGCGCATGTCAGTGACCATCCGATTGTTCTGCACTCACGTCAACACACTCCTTCACAGCGATGGCGGCAGTGAGGTTGACAGCAGCGTCCGAGgcctcgccacgctcggcCAAGAGATGAATGAGGATCTGCCACACCAGGCCAATCTTCGCACACTCCTCGTCAGAGCCGACCCACTGGCCGATAAGCCAAGCCACACGGCGCTTGAGGATGCGGAGgaggggctggggctggccaAGCCACGAGCTCACGCCTTGGAGGAAACGATTAAAGTCGACACCGCCATGGGTAGCGAGAGCTCGGCTGAGACGACCAACAGCGCAGTACACGGCCTCCTTCCGCAGGATGCTCGCCAGGTCGGTCGGAGGGATGGCTGCGGGGTTAGGGAGAGTTCTGAAGCGTCAACCTACcctcggtctcggcgagGATCCTCAACATCTCAGGCTCGATAGGCTTCCTGTCCGCAGGAAGGTGGCGACAGGCGTTGTTGAGAGCAATGAGCACACGCTCGGCGCAAGGCTGTATGGTCAGTTGCCTTGCTTTTGACCACTACACATCCGACATACCCGGAACTCGAAGGCCcacgcctcctcgtcgtggctCTCAGCAATGAGCCACTCTTCGGCCTCATCCTCCAGACCCTCTAGGTCAGTCGAGGTGAGGGGCAGGAGCTTGTCGATAAGCAGATGGAGAGCGGCGAGAATGAAGTCCGGGGTAAAGACTGGCGCCCGTTAGTCGCCGATATATCAGTCGAGCACTCACTGTCTGGGTGATCATGAGCGAGGATAGGGAGAATGTCCTTGAAGAGCAGCATGCCGAGAAGCAGGAACCGCTTGGGGTAGGGGTTCTCGTCCGAATCTGGCGTTGTCAGCTGAGGCCAAAGCCATGTTGCTCACCGTCATTCGAGACAGCGCCATCACTGCCTGCCACAACGCCACCGACAgcaccccaccaccatcccACACCATTCGTGGCACCCTCGAGCTGGCACCAGCCCTTGGGATCCGCCGCAATCATCACCCTCCACCACTTGCCAATCGCGCGGAGGTGCTTGATCAATGAGTGGATAAGCTTGGTGTACtctggcggggtgggggaaggAGGGGAGCGGAGCAGACGCAGACGGTGCTCCTGAATGAGGGGGGCGTAGTGGACCGAGTGGTGAAGAAGGACCTTGATCTGTGCACGCTGCGTTAGTCACACAACACGGACCCAGTCGAGTCAACCTacgtgctcgaggcccttggcAGACTGCAAACCCTTGGCCTTAGTCCAGTGCCACTGTCCAAAGCGAGCGAGGATCCTATGAGAGTCAGTCACATCCTACATATAGGCTGCTCCACTCACTTGAACGCATAACGACCAGCCTCGCCGATGACCCAGTCGTCATCGCCATTGCGTTCCCTGTTGGCCCAGATCTCGAGGACCTTCCCGACTGGGGCGGCGAATACCTCCTCGAGGGTCTGAAGAACCTGGACACTAGACGCGATCTTGACCGTACGCCACTCCTTGACGAGCGCATTGATGGTCCAGAGCGTGTTGAGGAGGACGGTcacggtcgacgagccagGCGCAGTCGAATGGGGGTGGGAgtcgagatgggcgaggcAAGTGAGGAgggggttgaggaggagcgtgGGGAGGGTTGGAAACTGTCTGGGGTACTCGATacgcgcgaccgcgacgaggaggctgagTTGGGGGCGGGCGATCTGGTTGCCATGTCAGTGGTCGCGTGCCACCAGTGTTTGCCACACGCCCTACTCACACCAAAGTCTGGTTCCTCGAGGAAGGTGAAGAGGCGTTCTCGGAGCTCGGGCTTGCGAGCCTCGGGTACTAGGGCCTTGCTACGCCACTTGGTCTTGAGCTCTCGACCTGTAATAACTGAGGCCAACAGACGCTCGCCCTGGCTGAGGgacttgtcggcggcgtaggCCTGGAGGGCGATGAAGAATTCTGGCTGCTTGAAGAGCTCGGTCAAGGCAGCCTGATCTCTAACGTATGCCTCGTTTGAGGTTGGGTTGACCAATGAGTGCAGGAGCACCCTCAGGTCGGGGTGCTGAGCTGCTGCCATGGTGTTTTACGTGGGAGGTTGAGTGATGAGCGATGAGCAAGTGGTCGTTGTTGACGATCAAGGGTGGAAATAAAAGCGTGCCGTACTCGCCGTGGTGCACTGGTCTCCACTGTGTGCTGCACCCTGTCACGTCCTGCTCATCTTGCAACGCGTACAAATACGCGCTATCTACCCGCCCAAAATTTATCACACGTCATTCTACAGGCCACGTGGGAGGCTCGTGCCTGACAATCTCAAAGTTGAGAACGACGGTGACCACGAACTGTTCAACTTGGACAGCCAACATCTTGTCAACAAGGCAAGAGCAAACAGTCGCCCACCATGCCTAGCATGTTCCACTCCCGCGTCACCATCGAGGCAGGTGACCTCGTCATTATCTTCATGGTGCGTACACGTCGGTCGTTTGGGTCTCTCTGACACCTCACCAGTCTCGCGACAACATGACCGCCATCACCGTCACCCCAGGAGAGTTCTTCCACAACAAGTTTGGACGGTACAGCCACGACGAGATGATTGGCGTCAAGTTTGGCTCCAAGGTTTGTGCTCTCGCATTGGGTGGAGTTTCAGCTGCTAATCAGGCTCCCAGTTGCACTCGCCCCCTCCCCAGTCTGGTTAcatccacctcctccgccccaCCCCCGAGCTCTGGACACTCTCGCTGCCGCACCGAACGCAGATCTTGTATATGCCTGACATCGCCTACATCATCCAGCGCCTCTGCGTGCGTGTGGGTGGCAAGGTGATCGAGGCCGGAACCGGAAGTGGAAGTATGACCCACAGCTTGTCTCGAGCTGTCGGTAAGCGGGGCCTGGTCAACAGCTTCGAGTACCACAAGACGAGGTTTGAGAAGGCAGGGTGAGTAGCGCAATGTCCTCTTGTGCATGTTACTAACACTAGACCAGCGAGGAGTTCACTGAGCACGGCCTCACCAATGTCCACCTGCAGCACCGTAATGTCTGCAAGGATGGCTTCAACGAGGTGAAGGACGTCGAAGCGAGTGAGTCTGGGTATCTCAAAGATGGAGCTCGGACTAACTTGATTCAGTCTTCCTCGACTTGCCAGCACCCTGGGAGGCGATCCCTCATGCCGTCGACGCGTTGAATGTGAGTTAAGCCCACGGTGCGCCTGACTAATGCCAGCCCAACCTCGTCACCAGGATCTGCTGCTTCAGCCCCTGTATTGAGCAGGTAACTAAGACTGCGTCTGCTCTCCGCGACTACGGTTTCTCAGGTGAGCTTATAAACCGCCGGGTACTCCTGTCCTGCGCTCACCCGGTCAGACGTCGCCACCCAGGAGGTGCTTATCCGCACGTACGACCTGgtgccccctcctcctcaaaACTCGCACCACCTGGAGGACGTGTCGCAGATCACTCAGCGGTTGAGAGACCACGAGAAGCGGAAAGAGGAGAGGCGCGTGACCCAGATGCGCAACGCCCGTGAGAAGGCGCGCATCCTCAAGGAGcagcaggccaaggaggaggctgaggcGCGGGGAGagaccgagggcgagagcaAGGAGGTCGATATGGCGGAGGACGGCACCGCTTCGCGTGACAAGCGCAAGCCATCAGACGAGCCGTCTGACGAGAAGGAGTCATCAAAGAAGCCTCGTACCGAGGGTCCTGAAGCCACGACTTCGGAAGATCTGGTCGCCGATACCGAGGACCCGACCGAGCCAACTCCGACGACCATTTACGACGAGCCTTCTGTTGCGTGGAACTCGATGGTTCTCATCAAGCCGTCACCTGAGATGCGTGGCCACACGTCATACCTGACGTTTGCGACCTTGTATCCGGCTGCCATCCgagcccagctcgccgcacAGGACGAGGCGACGTTGCGCGTCCCGGCGTCAACCACACGTGTTGGCAGGGTCGGAGAGCTagccgccaaggccgacgtgtCCGCCGCTGACCCGGAACCGACAGAGGTGTCCGAATATGGAGCACCGAGCTTTGATGCTGCACTGGGTGAGGTGCCCGAGGAGGAGTTGCTTCCATCCACGGGGCCCTAGTTCTGGTTGCCGTGTGTAGTAGTGTATGGGGCTGCAGAGGGGATGCATGTGTGTGCATATGACCGAGAGAGTTGGCTGGGGCATTGTGCCTCTTGTTCGGGTCAATCGGAGTTAGGCCCACGGTGGTTGCCTTGTTGGG
Encoded here:
- the IPO11 gene encoding Importin-11 — protein: MAAAQHPDLRVLLHSLVNPTSNEAYVRDQAALTELFKQPEFFIALQAYAADKSLSQGERLLASVITGRELKTKWRSKALVPEARKPELRERLFTFLEEPDFGIARPQLSLLVAVARIEYPRQFPTLPTLLLNPLLTCLAHLDSHPHSTAPGSSTVTVLLNTLWTINALVKEWRTVKIASSVQVLQTLEEVFAAPVGKVLEIWANRERNGDDDWVIGEAGRYAFKILARFGQWHWTKAKGLQSAKGLEHIKVLLHHSVHYAPLIQEHRLRLLRSPPSPTPPEYTKLIHSLIKHLRAIGKWWRVMIAADPKGWCQLEGATNGVGWWWGAVGGVVAGSDGAVSNDDSDENPYPKRFLLLGMLLFKDILPILAHDHPDIFTPDFILAALHLLIDKLLPLTSTDLEGLEDEAEEWLIAESHDEEAWAFEFRPCAERVLIALNNACRHLPADRKPIEPEMLRILAETEAIPPTDLASILRKEAVYCAVGRLSRALATHGGVDFNRFLQGVSSWLGQPQPLLRILKRRVAWLIGQWVGSDEECAKIGLVWQILIHLLAERGEASDAAVNLTAAIAVKECVDLWELEVSYFVPYIQQTVDELIKLLGEATTLDGKRYVNDTIGVIIERVEDKMMPYLPTLAQAIPGLWHGASGLEGEWLFKASLVVLTTKIVAAAKESSGNLMELVIPLIEESLQEPAKAFFEEDGIILWQTALWNAASPYQPTPETGLIRLLPGLLGAIGENMDLIKQLLPLLDSYLLLDAAGITQNFGGAICNSLMQAITTAGKNAEAVVRILTTVHLLVQTAPLESLAHSLLESGLYNHILQALEDDKASGTILAAYLFILARIALRDPTIFLQLASEQARISHRDGHKLLEEVFDAMWRNFDYVAESRNKKTIAMGAGALLTTGHTQALERLDGEFMNIFLDVLGDLSPVQDDGSLGQGEASINHWKNDNPTQWGEIEHTPEGSRRSTLEDADPAFHIPLRSYVVDVLTRAQAVGLGPYWDRADAGAKNSLQKFLA
- the TRM61 gene encoding tRNA (adenine(58)-N(1))-methyltransferase catalytic subunit TRM61 is translated as MPSMFHSRVTIEAGDLVIIFMSRDNMTAITVTPGEFFHNKFGRYSHDEMIGVKFGSKLHSPPPQSGYIHLLRPTPELWTLSLPHRTQILYMPDIAYIIQRLCVRVGGKVIEAGTGSGSMTHSLSRAVGKRGLVNSFEYHKTRFEKAGEEFTEHGLTNVHLQHRNVCKDGFNEVKDVEAIFLDLPAPWEAIPHAVDALNPNLVTRICCFSPCIEQVTKTASALRDYGFSDVATQEVLIRTYDLVPPPPQNSHHLEDVSQITQRLRDHEKRKEERRVTQMRNAREKARILKEQQAKEEAEARGETEGESKEVDMAEDGTASRDKRKPSDEPSDEKESSKKPRTEGPEATTSEDLVADTEDPTEPTPTTIYDEPSVAWNSMVLIKPSPEMRGHTSYLTFATLYPAAIRAQLAAQDEATLRVPASTTRVGRVGELAAKADVSAADPEPTEVSEYGAPSFDAALGEVPEEELLPSTGP